A genomic segment from Sesamum indicum cultivar Zhongzhi No. 13 unplaced genomic scaffold, S_indicum_v1.0 scaffold00124, whole genome shotgun sequence encodes:
- the LOC105179157 gene encoding uncharacterized protein LOC105179157 translates to MEKAAEVTEQKKLANKSSSEVKINHVIWDCGSSLYDSFELKAFEKQLDSAIASRTLSMPHLSGRRPPPPPPPTKKPASKISRSLHRLIRAVFRPKSSSNMNNVDAVLGRGFYDRSGPLSTIPESPEFDGVSPEIMRSLVRRTASDRFTAAASIGVSCS, encoded by the coding sequence ATGGAGAAAGCAGCAGAGGTAACGGAGCAGAAAAAGTTGGCAAACAAATCATCATCAGAAGTCAAGATCAATCACGTAATATGGGACTGTGGGAGTTCGCTGTACGATTCGTTTGAGTTGAAAGCGTTCGAGAAACAGCTGGATTCAGCCATAGCTTCAAGAACCCTTTCAATGCCCCATTTATCAGGTCGCCgtcctcctcctccgccgccTCCGACCAAGAAACCCGCCTCGAAGATTTCCCGCTCTCTCCACAGGCTGATCCGGGCTGTTTTCCGGCCCAAAAGCAGTAGCAATATGAACAACGTCGACGCGGTTCTTGGAAGAGGGTTTTATGACAGGTCGGGCCCGCTTTCCACGATTCCAGAAAGCCCGGAATTCGACGGGGTGTCGCCGGAAATCATGAGGTCTTTGGTCAGAAGAACCGCGTCGGATAGGTTTACGGCTGCCGCTTCTATTGGTGTATCTTGTTCCTGA
- the LOC105179121 gene encoding protein SEH1, whose amino-acid sequence MDKSILTLDKGTRCTAWNYSGQRLAAGLVDGSLLIYDSTDPASSTFISTSRFKVQESSILKVVWVPPEYGDAVACIGADGTLSLWEEVTEDTEGHHWKLCKCFDRNTSQVLDIQFGDAETCLKLVAAYSDGQIKIYELLDTLELEKWQLQAEFQNVIDLVSNFGHASCVSASISWNPQRSEVQQSSFVLGFSSNVPALNSPKVWEFDLDHQRWLPVAELSLPEEKTDQVSAVAWAPNIGRPYELIAVATQKGISIWHLGSNPDADGRLSAQKLATLSGHDSEVWEMEWDMSGTTLATTGSDGMVRLWQSNLNGMWHEQAVLTPAS is encoded by the exons ATGGATAAAAGCATTTTGACACTCGATAAAGGCACCCGATGCACAGCTTGGAATTATAGTGGCCAGAGATTGGCAGCAGGACTGGTTGATGGTTCCTTGCTCATATATGATTCTACTGACCCAGCTTCTTCAACCTTCATTTCTACATCCAGGTTTAAG GTCCAGGAGAGCAGCATTTTGAAAGTTGTATGGGTCCCACCGGAGTATGGAGATGCAGTTGCTTGCATTGGTGCTGATGGAACTTTGTCTTTGTGGGAGGAAGTCACTGAAG ATACTGAAGGGCATCACTGGAAGTTGTGCAAGTGCTTTGATAGAAACACGAGTCAAGTTCTTGATATTCAATTTGGAGATGCAGAAACGTGTCTGAAATTG GTTGCTGCATATTCAGATGgacaaataaaaatctatgAGCTGCTAGATACTCTTGAACTTGAGAAGTGGCAGCTTCAG gctgaatttcaaaatgtgattgatttggtaTCCAACTTTGGGCATGCTTCTTGCGTGTCCGCGTCCATCTCATGGAATCCACAAAGAAGTGAAGTCCAGCAGTCAAGCTTTGTTTTGGGCTTTAGCTCAAATGTTCCAGCCCTAAATTCTCCTAAG GTTTGGGAATTTGACCTGGATCATCAAAGATGGCTTCCAGTTGCTGAGCTTTCATTGCCTGAGGAAAAGACTGATCAGGTTTCCGCAGTTGCTTGGGCACCAAATATAGGAAG GCCTTATGAACTGATCGCCGTTGCCACTCAGAAGGGGATCTCGATCTGGCACCTTGGATCAAATCCTGATGCTGATGGGAGGCTCTCAGCCCAAAAATTGGCAACGCTCTCCGGTCATGACAGTGAG GTGTGGGAGATGGAATGGGACATGAGTGGAACGACACTTGCTACTACTGGGAGCGATGGCATGGTCAGGCTGTGGCAATCTAACCTAAACGGCATGTGGCACGAGCAAGCTGTTTTGACACCTGCAAGTTAA
- the LOC105179122 gene encoding agamous-like MADS-box protein AGL62 — protein MVRRRVEIKPIQDKSKRHTTFTKRRSGLFKKAEELCGLCGGAAAVITFSKAGNVFGFGHPSVEHVVSRYLADPNSTLVTEDEDSHVETCLHASGGGTEKKEVKAPPLTETETRIAEALANHRPAWDVMVRNLALSELHELEASVREIKSTVEARAAEAEAEAAGI, from the coding sequence ATGGTGAGGCGAAGGGTGGAAATCAAGCCGATCCAGGATAAATCAAAACGCCACACCACCTTCACAAAACGGCGTTCCGGCCTGTTCAAGAAAGCCGAAGAGTTGTGTGGCTTGTGCGGCGGCGCGGCGGCTGTCATCACCTTCTCCAAGGCCGGGAACGTCTTCGGCTTCGGCCACCCCTCCGTCGAGCACGTCGTCAGCCGCTATCTCGCCGATCCTAATTCTACTTTGGTTACGGAAGACGAGGATAGTCACGTTGAAACATGTCTGCATGCTAGCGGTGGCGGGACCGAGAAGAAAGAGGTTAAGGCGCCTCCATTGACGGAGACGGAAACGAGGATCGCTGAGGCGCTGGCGAACCACCGGCCGGCGTGGGATGTGATGGTGAGAAATTTAGCTTTGAGTGAACTTCATGAGTTGGAAGCGTCGGTGAGGGAGATTAAGAGCACGGTGGAGGCGCGGGCGGCGGAAGCAGAGGCGGAGGCGGCGGGAATTTGA
- the LOC105179123 gene encoding uncharacterized protein LOC105179123 gives MGTFVQIHPLLRTPLLMGSSFLCKDNNSQIQPWSNCRETMLTPKRQLELKYWAQTENGRTGLYRKGKAIVCNGFLLPVDPWAPNIDSQSIASQLFAFSLFPYLGFLYFITKSKSAPRLTLFGFYFLLAFVGATIPAGIYAKVQYGTSLSNVDWLHGGAESLLTLTNIFIVLGLRAGLRKARD, from the exons ATGGGTACCTTTGTGCAAATTCATCCTTTGCTCAGGACGCCCCTGCTCATGGGTTCTTCATTCTTGTGTAAAGATAATAATTCCCAAATACAGCCTTGGAGCAATTGCAGAGAAACCATGCTCACACCCAAGAGGCAGTTGGAGCTCAAGTACTGGGCTCAAACTGAAAATGGAAGAACAGGATTGTATAGGAAGGGAAAGGCGATTGTTTGTAATGGGTTTCTGTTGCCAGTGGATCCATGGGCGCCAAACATTGATTCACAGAGCATAGCCTCACAGCTCTTCGCCTTCTCTCTGTTTCCTTATCTGGGTTTCTTGTATTTCATCACTAAATCGAAGTCTGCGCCGAGACTCACACTTTTCGGGTTTTACTTCTTGTTGGCCTTTGTTGGTGCCACAA TACCGGCAGGAATTTATG CCAAAGTGCAGTATGGAACATCCTTGTCCAATGTTGATTGGTTGCATGGTGGAGCTGAGTCACTGCTTACTCTCACCAACATATTCATTGTGTTAGGCCTAAGGGCAGGTCTCAGAAAAGCTAGAGATTAA
- the LOC105179124 gene encoding probable WRKY transcription factor 53: MESAFTWENKALINELTQGLEKAKQLRIHLCSTFPSEAQDLLLRRIISTFEKALMILKWGASVGQAQECAALPAARECSVSMDGSPRSDDMNKNFGDHRNHGDVSRKRKSQPIWTEQVKVNSENALEGPGDDGYSWRKYGQKDILGAKYPRSYYRCTYRLVRDCWATKQVQRSDEDLTIFDVTYKGRHTCNQSINAVPPPASLEKRELKNNNSHYQLEQQNQTLANFTANLRVNTEELDIKEMPTHFSFQSTFACRGRENHCSPISALADDNQLGTYSPVFYSPATTESNYSSAAANYHTRNHVEAPIQQSETDTADIISAHASTTNSPTGGMEFSIDPVYLDPNFPFNIPGFFT; the protein is encoded by the exons ATGGAGAGTGCATTTACTTGGGAAAACAAGGCGCTGATCAATGAACTAACTCAAGGGTTGGAGAAAGCTAAGCAGCTGAGGATTCATTTGTGCTCGACGTTTCCCTCTGAAGCTCAGGATTTGCTTTTGCGGAGGATAATATCCACTTTTGAGAAGGCTTTGATGATTCTGAAGTGGGGTGCATCTGTTGGACAAGCCCAAGAGTGTGCAGCGCTACCAGCGGCACGGGAGTGTTCCGTATCCATGGATGGAAGTCCAAGAAGTGATGATATGAACAAGAATTTCGGAGATCATCGCAACCATGGAGATGTGTCAAGGAAGAG AAAGTCGCAGCCTATATGGACAGAGCAGGTGAAAGTTAACTCTGAAAATGCACTTGAAGGACCTGGAGATGATGGATATAGCTGGAGAAAGTATGGGCAGAAAGACATCTTGGGAGCTAAATATCCCAG AAGCTATTATCGATGTACATATCGTCTTGTTCGAGATTGCTGGGCAACAAAGCAAGTGCAGAGATCAGATGAAGACCTCACCATATTTGACGTCACGTACAAAGGGAGACACACGTGTAACCAGTCCATTAATGCAGTTCCACCACCAGCATCACTAGAAAAACGAGAATTAAAGAATAACAATTCTCATTACCAATTAGAACAACAGAATCAAACACTTGCAAATTTCACAGCAAACCTTAGAGTCAACACTGAGGAGTTGGATATCAAGGAGATGCCAACCCACTTCTCCTTTCAATCGACATTTGCATGCCGTGGCAGAGAAAATCACTGTTCTCCCATTTCTGCTCTTGCTGATGACAATCAACTCGGCACGTATTCTCCAGTGTTTTATTCTCCAGCCACAACagaatcaaattattcttcaGCAGCAGCCAATTACCACACGAGAAACCATGTGGAAGCTCCTATACAACAGTCAGAAACTGATACTGCAGACATAATCTCTGCACATGCATCGACAACTAATTCTCCAACTGGAGGCATGGAGTTCTCAATTGATCCAGTATATCTAGATCCAAATTTCCCATTCAACATCCCTGGATTTTTTACATGA